The following proteins come from a genomic window of Malus sylvestris chromosome 4, drMalSylv7.2, whole genome shotgun sequence:
- the LOC126619192 gene encoding leucine-rich repeat receptor protein kinase HPCA1-like, giving the protein MRLLLLFLAFCFSGIHVISSSTHQDDASALQSLRQTWNNVPPSWDKSNDPCGGRWEGITCSGSRVTALGLSGMNVEGKIEGDFVGLSELRSLDLSFNKGLTGSLSPRLGDLSNLNILILAGCSFSGIIPSELGKLGKLTFLALNTNNFTGSIPASLGNLSNLYWLDLADNQLTGPLPVSSGTSPGLDQLFKAKHFHLNQNQLSGTIPPGLFSSKMILIHVLFDGNRFTGTIPSTIFSVQTLEVLRLDRNALTGPVSSDISNLIYLSELNFAYNNLKGSLPDLTGLNALNYVDLSNNSFDPSEAPRWISTLPSLTTIVLENVALQGTVPEKMFSIPSLQQVKMKNNAFNDTFNMGDTISSQLTLVDLQNNKIQKITLGYEYKHTLILVGNPFCNESSSSPYCQPPQSNTKTYATSTACPSITCPGGQQPSPQSCQCGYPFEGTLDFRAPSFSDLENMTLYQSLERSLWEKLDLTPGSVSLDNLFFDNDDHLKVHVALFPPTGTYFNRSEIIRIGFDMSNQTYKPPKEFGPFIFIAAQYNFPDTHKSSMSTGVIVGISVSCLVLVVGLVVVGIYAIRQKKRAERAIGLSRPFASWVPSGNDSGGAPQLKGARWFSYDELKKCTNNFSDSNEIGSGGYGKVYRGMLSDGQVIAIKRAQQGSMQGGLEFKTEIELLSRVHHKNVVGLLGFCFEQGEQMLVYEFMPNGTLREGLSGRSGIHLDWKRRLRITLGSARGLAYLHELANPPIIHRDVKSTNILLDEHLTAKVADFGLSKLVNDSGKGHVSTQVKGTMGYLDPEYYMTQQLTEKSDVYSFGVVMLELITARQPIEKGKYIVREVRLVMNKNDEEHYGLRELIDRNIRNSGTLIGFGRFLELAMQCVEESAADRPTMSEVVKAIETILQNDGMNTNSTSASSSATEFAASKGAPKHPYNDGLPKKEFNDSTGSFDYSGGYAVSAKIEPK; this is encoded by the exons ATGCGGCTGCTGCTGCTCTTTCTGGCTTTCTGCTTCTCTGGAATTCATGTGATCTCTTCTTCTACACACCAAGATGATG CTAGTGCACTCCAATCCTTGAGGCAGACATGGAACAATGTTCCACCCAGCTGGGACAAGTCAAACGATCCATGTGGGGGGCGCTGGGAAGGCATCACTTGCAGCGGTTCGAGGGTGACTGCATT GGGATTATCAGGAATGAACGTGGAAGGGAAAATTGAAGGCGACTTCGTGGGGCTCTCTGAGTTGAGATCCTT GGATCTTTCATTCAACAAAGGCCTCACCGGTTCTCTCTCTCCACGATTAGGGGATCTGAGCAATCTAAACATCCT GATCCTAGCTGGTTGCAGCTTCAGTGGAATTATTCCAAGTGAATTGGGGAAACTTGGAAAGCTAACCTTCTT GGCTTTGAATACGAATAACTTCACCGGTAGTATACCTGCTTCTTTGGGTAATCTCTCCAACCTCTATTGGCTGGACCTGGCAGACAATCAGTTGACTGGACCTCTCCCAGTTTCAAGCGGCACATCCCCCGGCTTAGACCAACTGTTTAAGGCTAAACATTT CCATTTGAACCAGAACCAGCTTTCAGGTACCATTCCACCCGGACTTTTCAGCTCCAAGATGATACTGATCCATGT ATTGTTTGATGGAAATAGATTCACTGGGACTATTCCATCAACAATATTTTCCGTTCAGACTCTCGAGGTTCT TCGGCTTGATAGAAATGCTCTGACGGGACCAGTCTCCTCAGATATCTCCAACCTAATATATCTCAGTGAATT AAATTTCGCGTACAACAATTTGAAAGGCTCTTTACCCGACCTAACTGGATTGAATGCCCTCAATTATGT AGACCTTAGTAACAACTCGTTTGATCCATCAGAAGCTCCGCGTTGGATCTCAACCCTGCCCTCGCTCACCACTAT CGTTTTAGAAAATGTAGCACTTCAAGGGACTGTGCCAGAAAAGATGTTCAGCATACCGTCATTGCAGCAAGT gaaaatgaaaaacaatgcgTTTAACGACACATTTAACATGGGTGATACAATCAGTTCGCAACTGACGCTTGTTGATCTGCAGAACAATAAGATTCAGAAAATAACACTGGGTTATGAGTACAAACATACATTAAT ACTTGTTGGGAACCCATTCTGCAATGAATCTAGCTCGAGTCCGTACTGTCAGCCTCCACAATCAAATACAAAAACGTATGCTACTAGCACGGCTTGTCCATCCATTACATGCCCCGGGGGTCAGCAGCCAAGCCCTCAGAGTTGTCAATGTGGATATCCTTTTGAAGGAACACTGGACTTCCGAGCGCCCTCCTTCAGCGATTTGGAAAATATGACTCTGTATCAATCCCTAGAAAGGAGCCTATGGGAGAAACTTGACCTCACTCCCGGTTCAGTGTCACTTGATAACCTTTTCTTCGACAACGATGACCATCTTAAAGTACATGTGGCTCTCTTTCCACCCACAGGAACATATTTTAATAGGTCTGAGATTATCAGGATTGGTTTTGATATGAGCAATCAGACTTACAAGCCGCCAAAGGAGTTTGGACCCTTCATTTTTATTGCAGCTCAATATAATTTCCCAG ACACACATAAAAGCTCTATGAGCACTGGTGTTATTGTCGGGATATCAGTTAGTTGTCTCGTTCTTGTTGTGGGCCTCGTGGTAGTAGGAATTTACGCCATTAGGCAAAAGAAACGTGCAGAAAGAGCCATTGGTTTAAGCAGACCTTTCG CTTCTTGGGTGCCAAGCGGAAATGATAGTGGCGGTGCACCACAGTTAAAGGGAGCAAGATGGTTTTCGTATGATGAGCTTAAGAAGTGCACCAATAATTTCTCTGACAGTAATGAGATAGGATCTGGCGGCTACGGGAAG GTTTACAGGGGCATGCTTTCTGATGGACAAGTGATAGCAATCAAAAGAGCTCAGCAAGGATCAATGCAGGGAGGCCTCGAGTTCAAGACTGAAATTGAGTTGCTCTCTCGCGTTCATCACAAAAATGTCGTTGGTCTTTTGGGATTCTGTTTCGAACAAGGAGAGCAGATGCTGGTTTACGAGTTTATGCCTAATGGAACACTTAGGGAAGGCTTGTCAG GGAGATCTGGTATTCACCTCGATTGGAAGAGGAGACTCCGAATCACTCTTGGCTCGGCAAGAGGACTGGCTTACCTACATGAGCTTGCAAATCCTCCTATAATTCACAGAGATGTGAAGTCCACCAATATTCTATTAGATGAACATTTAACGGCGAAGGTTGCAGATTTTGGCCTCTCGAAGCTGGTCAATGACAGCGGAAAAGGACATGTCTCGACTCAGGTCAAAGGAACAATG GGCTATCTGGATCCTGAGTACTACATGACTCAACAATTGACCGAGAAGAGCGATGTATACAGCTTTGGAGTCGTTATGCTTGAACTGATAACTGCTAGGCAGCCAATTGAGAAGGGAAAATACATTGTCCGCGAGGTACGATTGGTGATGAACAAGAATGACGAAGAGCATTACGGTTTGAGGGAGTTAATAGATCGAAACATTCGAAACTCAGGAACTCTTATTGGGTTTGGGAGGTTCTTGGAGCTAGCCATGCAATGCGTTGAAGAATCAGCTGCAGATCGTCCCACGATGAGTGAAGTTGTGAAGGCTATCGAAACCATTCTGCAGAACGATGGGATGAACACAAACTCAACATCAGCATCTTCATCAGCCACAGAGTTTGCAGCATCAAAAGGTGCTCCGAAACATCCCTACAACGATGGTTTGCCGAAAAAGGAATTCAATGACAGCACCGGCTCCTTTGATTACAGCGGTGGATACGCTGTTTCAGCGAAAATCGAACCCAAGTAG